Proteins encoded together in one Oncorhynchus masou masou isolate Uvic2021 chromosome 3, UVic_Omas_1.1, whole genome shotgun sequence window:
- the ltb4r2b gene encoding leukotriene B4 receptor 2b, translating to MAKNGSSLLHYLNKSTSTSILFTKDTVEDSSIVSNDATTAIGALILGLVFLLGVPGNLFIIWSILARARQRSVTTLLILNLACADGFLMCLTIFFIIYLARQNWDFGDPMCKGLFYLCNTNMYASIFLITLMSLHRLVAVVWPHRVAALASKKMVVRAIAMLWALVFSISIPALVFRQVRYDHDEQNNTRLVCASNHSRSRYVVYQYTFETVVGFLVPYGVIVSSYVCILRRLRQTKFRRKVRSEKLILAIVVMFGIFWLPYHLNNITQVVAEQFDDSSPTKKRLDMVWQPSRAVTSALAFISSCANPILYTFAGKSYIREDGIAFMARLFEGTSLDTGMKGIGLKDALSLSSTGGNVVKNEKQTLV from the exons ATGGCTAAGAATGGCAGTTCCCTCCTCCATTATCTCAACAAGTCCACTTCCACCTCTATCCTCTTCACCAAAGACACTGTTGAGGATTCCAGCATCGTGAGTAATGACGCCACCACAGCCATAGGAGCCCTTATCTTGGGCCTGGTCTTCCTCCTCGGCGTCCCAGGAAACCTCTTCATCATTTGGAGCATCCTGGCCCGTGCCCGCCAACGCTCCGTTaccaccctcctcatcctcaacCTCGCGTGCGCCGACGGCTTTCTCATGTGCCTTACCATCTTCTTCATAATTTATCTGGCCAGGCAGAACTGGGACTTTGGCGACCCCATGTGCAAGGGGCTGTTTTACCTGTGCAACACTAACATGTACGCCTCCATCTTCCTCATCACGCTGATGAGCCTGCACAGGCTAGTTGCAGTGGTGTGGCCCCATCGAGTGGCGGCCCTGGCCAGCAAGAAGATGGTGGTGCGGGCAATAGCTATGCTCTGGGCCCTAGTGTTCTCAATTTCTATCCCTGCTCTGGTGTTCAGGCAGGTGAGGTATGATCATGATGAACAGAACAACACCCGCCTGGTGTGTGCCTCAAATCACTCCCGGTCTCGATAT GTGGTGTACCAGTACACCTTTGAGACAGTAGTGGGATTCCTGGTTCCGTACGGGGTTATAGTGAGCAGCTACGTCTGCATCCTGAGGCGTCTCAGACAGACCAAGTTCCGTCGTAAGGTCCGCAGTGAGAAACTCATCCTGGCCATCGTTGTGATGTTTGGCATCTTCTGGTTGCCTTATCACCTCAATAACATAACACAG GTGGTGGCTGAACAGTTTGATGACAGCTCACCAACGAAAAAGAG ACTAGATATGGTATGGCAGCCCAGCCGTGCTGTGACCTCCGCTCTAGCCTTCATCAGCAGCTGTGctaaccctattctctacacctTTGCTGGAAAATCCTACATCAGGGAGGACGGCATTGCCTTCATGGCTCGGCTCTTCGAGGGGACATCTTTGGACACTGGGATGAAGGGAATTGGACTAAAAGATGCGTTGTCTCTCAGCAGCACTGGGGGCAATGTTGTGAAGAACGAAAAACAGACACTTGTGTAG